A window of the Thermodesulfovibrionales bacterium genome harbors these coding sequences:
- the feoB gene encoding ferrous iron transport protein B, translating into MRTVDQQSIRIAEDRGKITDKKTITVAVAGNPNSGKSTLINAIAGTRLYVGNWPGVTVEKRTAEFQYNGRIINLVDLPGIYSLSPYTQEEIIARDYLINERPDVIINVVDATNLERNLYLTIQLMELGIPMVMALNIYDEAEAKGYKIDKEAMEKMLGIKVVPTVATKKKGLKELIEAVIEQASSPFSAPRALNYGEDIESAFLIIKMGLKNLFPELSKRYPLRWLSLKIIEGDEYIFRKLDIPKNTAFIKEALSHLKNFHDEDIESILADQRYALAAGLTREVLKKPSIRKIDLTERIDRIVLNRFLGIPVFLFAMWFVFKLAFDISTPFVDWIDVMISGPFKRWTEALLGFINAPEWIVSLATDGIIAGAGFVLVFVPVIGMMMLLITFLEGSGYMARAAFVIDRLMHTLGLHGKSFIPMLLGFGCNVTAIYA; encoded by the coding sequence ATGAGAACAGTAGATCAACAGAGCATTAGAATAGCAGAAGACAGAGGAAAGATAACAGACAAAAAGACAATAACAGTCGCAGTTGCAGGAAATCCAAATTCAGGCAAATCAACACTCATAAATGCAATAGCTGGCACAAGGCTTTATGTTGGAAACTGGCCTGGTGTGACTGTTGAAAAAAGGACTGCAGAATTTCAATACAATGGTAGAATTATAAACCTTGTGGATCTGCCTGGAATATATAGCTTAAGTCCCTATACACAGGAAGAGATAATTGCTAGGGATTATCTTATTAATGAAAGACCTGATGTTATTATTAATGTTGTTGATGCTACAAACCTTGAGAGAAATCTCTATCTTACCATTCAGCTGATGGAACTGGGCATACCTATGGTAATGGCTCTTAATATCTATGATGAGGCTGAGGCTAAGGGTTACAAGATAGATAAAGAGGCGATGGAGAAGATGTTAGGTATTAAAGTTGTACCTACAGTGGCAACAAAGAAAAAGGGACTAAAGGAATTAATAGAGGCAGTAATAGAACAGGCTAGTAGCCCCTTCAGTGCACCAAGAGCATTGAATTATGGAGAGGATATAGAATCTGCTTTCTTAATTATTAAGATGGGTTTAAAAAATCTTTTCCCTGAGCTCTCTAAAAGATATCCTTTAAGATGGCTTTCATTGAAAATAATAGAAGGTGATGAATATATTTTTAGAAAATTAGATATCCCTAAGAACACAGCCTTTATAAAGGAGGCCCTATCTCACCTTAAAAATTTCCATGATGAAGATATTGAATCAATACTTGCTGATCAAAGGTATGCCCTTGCTGCAGGCCTTACCAGGGAGGTCTTAAAGAAACCTTCTATAAGAAAGATTGACCTTACAGAAAGGATTGACCGCATTGTCCTGAACAGGTTTTTAGGAATCCCGGTATTCCTTTTTGCCATGTGGTTTGTCTTTAAGTTAGCCTTTGATATATCTACACCATTTGTTGACTGGATAGACGTGATGATCTCTGGTCCCTTTAAGAGATGGACAGAGGCACTGCTCGGATTTATTAATGCACCAGAGTGGATAGTATCCCTCGCAACAGATGGAATAATTGCAGGAGCAGGGTTTGTCCTTGTCTTTGTCCCTGTCATTGGAATGATGATGCTCCTTATAACATTCCTTGAAGGAAGTGGTTATATGGCTAGGGCAGCATTTGTCATAGACAGACTTATGCATACACTCGGCCTTCATGGAAAGTCCTTTATACCTATGCTTTTAGGATTTGGATGCAATGTCACTGCTATTTATGCATAG
- a CDS encoding ferrous iron transport protein A, producing the protein MNLSMLKPGESGKILRIGAIGPLKRRLMDMGVLVGETVRVEKIAPLGDPIEVRIKNYSLSLRKKEAEEIEVEVIR; encoded by the coding sequence ATGAACCTTTCAATGCTTAAACCAGGAGAATCAGGAAAGATTTTAAGAATCGGGGCTATAGGCCCTTTAAAGAGGAGGCTCATGGACATGGGTGTACTTGTAGGAGAAACAGTAAGGGTCGAAAAGATAGCACCGCTTGGAGACCCCATTGAGGTGAGAATTAAAAATTATTCCCTCTCCCTTAGAAAGAAGGAGGCAGAGGAGATAGAGGTGGAGGTAATAAGATGA
- a CDS encoding ferrous iron transport protein A, with protein MFPLSFLLQGERAEIVEIRGHRAEGKGQLKQAEDRGLRKGKVIEILNNIGTGPLLLKVDNICIAISRDLAMKIMVRRLD; from the coding sequence ATGTTTCCATTAAGTTTTCTCTTACAGGGTGAGAGGGCTGAGATTGTTGAGATAAGAGGTCACAGAGCTGAAGGTAAGGGTCAATTAAAACAGGCAGAGGATAGGGGACTTCGTAAGGGTAAAGTGATTGAGATATTGAATAATATCGGAACCGGTCCACTTCTTTTAAAGGTTGATAACATATGTATTGCTATCAGCAGGGATCTTGCAATGAAGATAATGGTAAGGAGGTTAGACTAA
- a CDS encoding transporter — MSEHLKIKVRTFLILIFSVTMQFLTLADGYSYHPLITDDTGTQGKGRLQYEFQFEYSHDKEEGIRTQVLNINNTLTYGLTDSLDIALAIPYLYWKEENGEVIDEAGISDIELGIKYRFYEGERFRIALKPSILIPAGDEKRGLGAGRFGGSVFLIFDRDFESFTLFLNAGYIRNENNIGERENLWHLSLAGEYRMTEALKVVANAGIERDPERDSEQEPVFLIAGAVYTLSESLDLSGGIKAGLTETESDLSLMAGITMRF, encoded by the coding sequence ATGTCAGAGCATTTAAAGATTAAAGTAAGAACATTTTTAATCTTAATTTTTTCAGTCACAATGCAATTCCTGACCTTAGCTGATGGTTATTCCTATCACCCCCTTATTACTGATGATACAGGCACACAGGGTAAGGGAAGATTGCAGTATGAATTTCAGTTTGAATACAGTCATGACAAAGAAGAGGGGATAAGGACTCAGGTCCTGAACATAAACAATACTCTTACCTATGGTCTAACAGATAGCCTTGATATTGCTTTAGCTATTCCCTATCTTTACTGGAAAGAAGAAAATGGTGAAGTTATTGATGAGGCTGGAATTTCTGACATTGAGCTGGGTATAAAGTACAGATTTTATGAAGGAGAGAGATTTAGGATTGCTTTAAAGCCATCAATTTTGATACCTGCTGGAGATGAGAAGAGGGGTCTTGGAGCAGGTCGTTTTGGTGGAAGTGTATTTCTCATATTTGACAGGGATTTTGAGAGTTTTACGCTCTTTCTGAATGCCGGGTATATAAGGAATGAAAACAATATAGGTGAGAGGGAGAATCTCTGGCATCTCTCTCTGGCAGGTGAATACAGGATGACCGAGGCTTTAAAAGTAGTGGCAAACGCAGGTATAGAAAGAGATCCTGAACGAGATTCAGAGCAAGAGCCTGTATTTTTAATAGCAGGTGCAGTTTATACTTTATCAGAAAGTCTTGACCTTTCTGGTGGAATAAAGGCAGGACTTACAGAGACCGAAAGTGATCTGAGCCTTATGGCTGGAATAACGATGAGGTTTTAA